In one Alphaproteobacteria bacterium SS10 genomic region, the following are encoded:
- a CDS encoding AI-2E family transporter: MAIPIKTQIRFWAMVAVVFIALVWLLQDVLVPFVAGFAIAYLLDPVVNKLAKGRMPRWAAVLCVLATFLVVFVSLIMVAAPLITQQVGALLSAIPEFARKMQEHLGPRIAEIAAQFSNEDVGRLRELASQYAGAVLSWLGGLIQGIVTSGAALANILGLFVITPIVAFYMMRDWPRITGAIDNLLPKEHAPVIRRLFGEIDGTMAGFIRGQLSVCFILGTFYAITLSLAGLNFGFVIGLTSGLLSFIPYIGSGFGLIASVGVAAFQFQDPTMVGIIAAIFLGGQLVEGNFLTPRLVGGSVGLHDVWVIFALMVGGSLFGFTGLLLAVPVAAIIGVLIRFAISQYRQSGLYRGTEWGGENNDQVGGVSEALSEPFSEFEADDVADELEEMAGIDVDPTAPEPGKA; encoded by the coding sequence ATGGCGATTCCGATCAAAACGCAAATTCGCTTCTGGGCGATGGTGGCCGTGGTGTTTATCGCCCTGGTTTGGTTGCTGCAGGATGTGCTGGTGCCGTTTGTCGCCGGCTTCGCGATTGCCTATCTGCTCGACCCGGTTGTGAACAAGCTGGCCAAGGGACGGATGCCACGATGGGCCGCTGTTTTATGCGTACTTGCGACCTTCCTCGTTGTCTTTGTCTCGTTGATCATGGTGGCAGCACCGCTGATCACCCAGCAGGTTGGGGCGTTGCTATCAGCAATCCCAGAATTCGCCCGCAAGATGCAGGAGCATTTGGGCCCGCGGATCGCTGAGATTGCTGCCCAATTCTCAAATGAGGATGTGGGGCGCTTGCGAGAGCTGGCTTCTCAATACGCCGGTGCGGTTCTGTCCTGGTTGGGTGGACTGATCCAGGGGATTGTGACCAGCGGTGCGGCATTGGCCAATATCCTCGGGCTGTTTGTGATCACGCCAATCGTCGCCTTCTACATGATGCGGGATTGGCCGCGTATTACCGGTGCTATCGATAACCTGCTGCCGAAGGAACATGCCCCCGTCATCCGTCGCCTGTTCGGTGAGATTGATGGCACCATGGCTGGCTTTATCCGTGGGCAGTTAAGCGTCTGCTTCATCCTCGGCACCTTCTACGCGATCACCTTGAGCCTGGCTGGTTTGAACTTTGGCTTTGTCATTGGGCTGACCTCGGGGCTGCTATCCTTCATCCCGTATATCGGTTCTGGCTTTGGCTTGATCGCCAGTGTTGGTGTCGCGGCATTCCAGTTCCAAGACCCGACCATGGTTGGGATCATTGCCGCAATCTTCCTGGGGGGGCAGCTGGTTGAGGGTAATTTCCTGACGCCACGTCTGGTGGGGGGCAGTGTCGGCCTGCACGACGTTTGGGTGATCTTTGCCCTGATGGTTGGCGGCAGCCTTTTCGGCTTTACCGGTCTTCTGCTCGCCGTGCCTGTTGCGGCCATCATTGGCGTGCTGATCCGCTTTGCGATCAGCCAGTATCGTCAGTCTGGTCTGTACCGTGGCACCGAATGGGGCGGCGAAAACAACGATCAGGTTGGCGGTGTTTCCGAGGCCTTGAGCGAGCCATTCTCGGAATTCGAAGCAGATGACGTAGCCGATGAGCTTGAAGAAATGGCCGGCATTGATGTGGATCCAACCGCGCCGGAACCTGGCAAAGCGTGA
- a CDS encoding DNA replication protein, with protein MTKPGQFPLPLSHPPRYGREDYLVGEANQVAMEWIDRWPDWPGPVTCLVGPSGAGKTHLMTIWQRQSQALALDIDVLEPTQIGELAEAATSFTLDDAERLIGSAAAEEGLFHLFNRLRADGGHLLLTSSQGPARWDIQLPDLASRLKTVPLIQLAPPDDIMMAALLVKQFSDRQLDLPGAVIDYMLKRMERSYAAVQALVAALDQQALAKQRAITIPMVREVMDQLDAASDRSEEDI; from the coding sequence ATGACTAAGCCGGGGCAGTTTCCCCTGCCACTCTCCCATCCGCCGCGCTATGGGCGTGAGGACTATCTGGTTGGTGAGGCCAATCAGGTCGCCATGGAATGGATTGACCGTTGGCCGGACTGGCCGGGGCCGGTTACCTGCCTCGTTGGCCCATCCGGGGCTGGTAAAACCCACTTAATGACCATCTGGCAGCGGCAGAGTCAGGCGCTCGCCCTCGATATCGACGTGCTTGAGCCAACCCAGATCGGGGAGTTGGCCGAGGCGGCCACCAGTTTCACCCTGGATGACGCAGAGCGGCTGATCGGATCAGCAGCAGCGGAAGAGGGGCTGTTCCACCTTTTCAATCGCCTGCGCGCCGATGGCGGGCATCTGCTGCTCACCTCATCCCAAGGGCCTGCCCGTTGGGATATCCAGTTGCCAGATTTGGCCTCAAGATTGAAAACGGTACCACTCATCCAGCTGGCGCCGCCGGACGACATTATGATGGCGGCCTTGCTGGTAAAGCAGTTCAGCGATCGGCAGCTCGACCTACCGGGTGCGGTGATCGATTATATGCTGAAGCGGATGGAGCGTAGCTATGCTGCGGTTCAGGCCTTGGTTGCTGCCCTTGATCAGCAGGCGCTCGCAAAGCAGCGGGCGATAACAATTCCCATGGTGCGCGAGGTGATGGATCAGCTCGACGCGGCAAGCGATAGATCGGAAGAGGATATCTAA